CCGCGCGGCCCGGCGTCGACCAGAACGTGCGACACGCCCCCGGCGCTCGAATCGCTGAGGAGGATGGCGTCGCCGCCGCCGCCCTGTTCGTTCGCGCCCAGCTCCAGCAGACGTATCGTGAGCACGCTCGCGCCCGAAAAGACGACCGTGAACTGCACCGTCCGAGAGGCGGTAGCGGTGCCGTCGCGCGCGTTGACGACCAGCGTGTAGGCGCCCGGCTGCGTGATCTCGTTGCCGGAGAAGAACGTGGACCCGTTGAGGGTCGCGTTGAAGGTGCCCTTGTCCAACGTGATGTCGATGCGCAGCGGGGGGCCGTACTCGGCGCCGTCGACGAGCGGGTCGCTGGAGCCGCCGGTGGTGGCGACGAGCGAGATGACGGGAGGCGTCGGCGTGGGGTCCGTGCCGCCGTCGCCGCCGCCGCACGCGGATAGCAGCGCCGCGAGTCCAACGAGCCCCGCGAGCCAGAGCGTCGAGTGTCGCCCCGGATGGGTGCGCGGCACCAACGGTTGTGGTTTCGACACGATCGCTCTTCCCGGGCCCATGGAACCAGTGGGTCTCCGTCTGTCGCCACGGCGGACGAACAGACGCCCGAGGCGAGCAATGTCACCGCTTTGAATCAACGCGCCCGCTGGTGCCCCCGACAGGTTGACACCCCGTCGGGCGTTTCTCTACGTTGGCCGCTGCTGCGGTGTTATTCGAGCGCCCGGGAGCGCCTACACCGCTTGGGGTCGTTCGTTCTTGTGCGCATGGTCCGCGAGAAGGAATCCCTCCTCAACAGTCGGGAACCATCGGAGCCGTGATGAGACGACGAATCGGTCTGCTTCTGCTGGCCGTCTCGGTCGCCGCTACCGCGTGCGAGGAAGAAATTCTCTCGCTCGCGGAGGGGACGCCGTCCACGCTGTCGGTACGCGTCTACGTGGACGCGGACGGAGACGGCGCGTTCGGGGCCGGAGACGTGCCCGTGTCGGGTGTCACAGTGAATCTCGCCGGTGTCGCAGCACTCTCGGAGGCCACCGGCGCCGACGGCCTGGCCGCGTTCTCCGAGCTCGCGCCGGGGAGCTACGAGGCCTCCGTCAGCGGCTCGGTGCCAGCGGGCGCGGTGCTCTCGAGCGGCACGCAGGTGTCCGTCGCGGCGCCATTCCAGGGGGCGGCGCTGGAGGCCGAGTTCCGGTACGCGTTCCAGCCCGGCACGGTCTCGGGGGTGGTCTTCCGCGACGACGACATGAGCGGCGACTTCGATCCGGCGCAGGACACGCCCGCCGCGGGGATACCGGTGGCGCTCCTCGCCGGGGCGGAGACGGTCGCGAGCACGGCCGCGGACGCCGCCGGTGCGTTCAGCTTCGCGGGCGTTCGACCGGGGAGCTACACGATCGTGCTGACCCCGTTCGAGACCATCCAGATCGTCGGCGGCAATGAGATCCCGGTCACGGTGGACGCCGGCGGGGCCATCCAGGCGTTCGTGGAGTTCACCGGCAACCTGGTGATCCCGATCGCGGACGCGCGCGCCGCCCAGGGCTCGGTCGTCACGGTGGAGGGCGTCGTCACCTTCGCGCCCTCCTTCGACACGCGGGTGATCTTCTTCCAGGACGGGACGGGCGGACTGTCGGTCTTCGACTTCAACCTGTCCACGCTTGCCGGGCGCGACCTGGCCGTCGGCGATTCGATCCGCATGACGGGCATCAGCGGCGCGTTCCGCGGCGAGGTGCAGATCGGGAGCGTCAGCGCCGTGGAGATCCTGGGCACGGTCGCCGAGCCGGACCCACGGTCGGTCACCGCGGCGGAGATCAACGTGGGCACCTTCGCCGGCCAACTCGTGACCATAGACGGTACCGTGCTATCGGTCGATACGCTGTCGTTCGGCAACCAGCGCGTCTTCCTCGAGGACGCCGCCGGCGACACGTTCCCGGTGTTCGGCGACAGCCGCACCAACGTGACGACCGCCACCTGGGAAGCGGGCCAGACCTACGCCGTGACGGGCGTGCTCGGCACCGACGACCGCGACGCGCTCGCGCATCGAGTCGAGGTGCGTCAGCCGTCCGACGTCGTGCTGGGCGGCTCCGTGATTTCGATCGCGGACGCGCGCGGCATGGATGGGGTTGCGGTCACCGTGGAAGGCGTCGTGACGTTCGCGCCGTCCTTCGACGACCGCGCCGTCTTCTTCCAGGACGCCACCGGTGGGATTTCCGTGTTCGACTTCGACCTGGCGACCATCGCTGGAGCCGCGCTGCAGAGGGGAGACCGCATCCGGATGCGCGGCACCGTGAGTTCGTTCCGCAGCGAAGT
The nucleotide sequence above comes from Gemmatimonadota bacterium. Encoded proteins:
- a CDS encoding SdrD B-like domain-containing protein, which codes for MRRRIGLLLLAVSVAATACEEEILSLAEGTPSTLSVRVYVDADGDGAFGAGDVPVSGVTVNLAGVAALSEATGADGLAAFSELAPGSYEASVSGSVPAGAVLSSGTQVSVAAPFQGAALEAEFRYAFQPGTVSGVVFRDDDMSGDFDPAQDTPAAGIPVALLAGAETVASTAADAAGAFSFAGVRPGSYTIVLTPFETIQIVGGNEIPVTVDAGGAIQAFVEFTGNLVIPIADARAAQGSVVTVEGVVTFAPSFDTRVIFFQDGTGGLSVFDFNLSTLAGRDLAVGDSIRMTGISGAFRGEVQIGSVSAVEILGTVAEPDPRSVTAAEINVGTFAGQLVTIDGTVLSVDTLSFGNQRVFLEDAAGDTFPVFGDSRTNVTTATWEAGQTYAVTGVLGTDDRDALAHRVEVRQPSDVVLGGSVISIADARGMDGVAVTVEGVVTFAPSFDDRAVFFQDATGGISVFDFDLATIAGAALQRGDRIRMRGTVSSFRSEVQLGNLSTVTVLGNEAPPAPRGVTGAEINAGTFAGQLVTITSGTVLSVDTLSFGNQLVLLEDAASDTFPVFGDSRTGVTTASWIAGEIYTVMGVLGTDDRDALPERIEVRDPADVTQTS